The genomic DNA ACTCTGTGTAACAAATAAAAGCTTCACAGTGTTACACAGTGTAATACACTGTGAAACTCTGTGTAACAAAAAAATCTACTATGTTCAATCTTCAGAACTTTATTTCGGAACACATCACCCACCGCAGGCAAAGCTTTTTTGCCGCCGACATGGAACGCTTCCATGACGAACTTTCTGGTCACATTTCCGGCCGTTCCGTACTGGTCATCGGCGGTGCCGGCACCATTGGCTCATCCTTCATCAAAGCCCTCCTCCCCTTCAAACCCTCCCGCCTGGTCGTTGTCGATACCAGCGAAAACGGCCTCACCGAGCTCACCCGCGACCTGCGCAGTACCCACGGAATGTTGGTACCCGGCGAATACAAAACCTACCCCGTAAACTATGCCGATCCCGTTTTCGAACAGATCTTCCGCCATTACCAGCCCTTCGGCATCGTTGCCAATTTTGCCGCCCACAAGCACGTGCGCAGTGAGAAGGACATTTTCTCGGTATCGGCCCTCCTGCACAACAACGTGCTCCATGCCGGCCGCCTCCTGGCCCTCCTCTCCGAAGCCCCGCCGGAACATTTTTTCTGCGTTTCCACCGACAAAGCCACCAACCCCGCCAACATCATGGGCGCCAGCAAGAAGCTCATGGAAGACCTTATCATGAGCTGGTCGCACCGGTTTACGGTTTCCACCGCCCGCTTTGCCAATGTAGCCTTCTCGAACGGAAGCCTGCCTGAAGGATTTCTGAACCGGCTGGCGAAAAAACAACCCCTTTCGGCTCCCAGCGATGTAAAACGGTATTTTGTAAGTCCTGAAGAATCAGGACAGATTTGCCTTCTGGCTTGCATGCTTGGCAAAACACGCGACATTTTCTTTCCCAAACTGCCGCCCGACAGCATGCTTACATTTTCTGAAATAGCGGTTCATCTGCTCGAAGCGCATGGACTGAAGCCGCTTCTGTGTGCCAGCGAAGAGGAGGCACGGTTATATTCTGCACAGCGTAAAGAAAACGATCCTTCTTATCCTGTATATTTCTTCCCGTCCGATACGTCCGGAGAAAAGCCGTATGAGGAATTTTATGCAGGGCATGAAACCATCGAAATGGAAAGGTTTTCGTCATTGGGTGTAATAAAAAACACTCCTGCCCGCCCGCGTGATGAAATGGATGCCTTGCTGAAGGAATTAGCTTCTCTTATTGCAAGGCCTGGTACCGGTAAAGAGCAGGTAGTACGCTTTCTTGAAAAGGTAGTGCCCGGCTTCCGGCATATAGAAACCGGGAAAAGCCTGGACCAGAAAATGTAAACCCTTACCAGCTCTTGCCCGCCGGTGACACGACAGACACCATTTCCCATAGGTAATTAAGGAACGGGTTCCAGAGTTCCAATGTTCCAGAGTTCCAATGTTCCAAAGTTCCAAAGTTCCAGAGTTCCAAGGATTTCCGATTTCCGATTTCCCATTTCCGATTAAGGGATTTCCGATTTCCCATTTCCCATTTCCAATTAACGTGTTTTAGTTTTCATAGCGTAATCAAGGACAGGAAATTGGAAATAGGAAATTTTCATACAGCGAACAGCAAATGCTCCTGCGTAAAATTCTTTCCTTCCTGATCAATCCTCTGCCGGTCCTCTATCTCCTCCTTCTGGCCGGCACTGTTTTTCTTATCCTACGGAAGAAAAAAACCTCCCGCTGGTTCTTTCTTTTTTCTGCCCTCTGGCTGTTGGCCATCACCACCTCTCCTTTTCCCCGCTTTCTTGTAAGCCGGCTCGAAACCAGATACCCCACTCTTCTTTCCTTTCCTGTATCCGACACCTCCCGCCCCGTTAACATCCTTGTTCTGGGCGGCGGGCACACCCACGACCTCCGCTTCCCCCCCAACAACCAGCTTTCGGCCAATGCTCTCGGTCGCCTGGCCGAAGGCATCCGCCTCTACCGCCGGATTCCCCACAGCAGGCTCATTACTTCCGGCTATGCCGGAAAAGAAGATATTTCCCAGGCCATGGTGATGTACCGTACCGCCCTTCTTCTGGGCGTTGACAGTTCCCGCCTTTCCCTCCAGGAAGAACCCCGCATTACCTGGCAGGAAGCACTCTCTTACCGCCAGAACTTCGATACCACCGCCACCCTGATCATCGTTACCGACGCCATCCACATGCCCCGTGCCATGATGCTCTTCCGCAAAGCAGGCCTGCATCCCATAGCTGCCCCCACCAACCACTACGTCAAAAAAGGCTTCCACCGCCCCAAACCCGACATCAGTCTCGGTGCCGAAAATATAAAAATGCTGGAAGCCGCATTCCATGAGCTGGCAGGACTTGCCTGGGGATGGGTACGGTATGGCAACGAAGAGAATCCCGTCCCCTGAGCGGAATAACATACTCCATGCGCTGTAAAGCATTCCTCGTTTCCTTCTTCATTTTCACCGGCGCCCTCTGCCAGCCCGTTTCCCTGCCCCTGAGCAGGGACCTGATGTATTTTTATACCCCGAAAAATGATACAGGCTATAGCTTTCATCCCTCTGTGCGCCCTTATCTGGCTGATGAACTTACTCCTCTCCTGCCGGGAATGTTTTATTCCCGCACCGGGCCGGATGATCCGGCAGGCTTGTTCCGCGCGGCCTTGCGTCCTCTGGTCAACGGAACGGCAGGCTTTGCAAAGGATTTCCTGTACCACACGGGAGCAGGCGCTGAACTGCTGTTACAATGGAAGCAGAGCCTGAGCCTGAACCTGCAGTATCTTTACAATGCCGGTGTTTTCCCGTCCTTGTACGATTCCCTCACCCTGGCCGGCTACGTGCCGCATGCAGGCCTGGCCTCCTATCGGGGTTCCGGCTCCCGGATGCAATGGGGCTCGGTAACCGGAGCGCTTGCCTGGATGCCCCTGCGGCCGCTGGTGCTGGAAGCCGGCATAGGAAGAAACTTCTGGGGCGAAGGATACCGCTCCCTTTTCCTCTCGGATAACAGCAACGCCTATCCCTACATAAAAACCACCGTACGGGTCTGGCATATCCGCTACGTGAGCCTGCTGGGCTTTCTGCGCGATGTTTCCCTGCCGGGAAGCAAAGACAGGCTGTTCCCTAAGTACGGGGCCTTCCACTATCTGAGCTGGAATGTTACCCGCCGCCTCAACCTTTCGTTTTTCGAAGCGGTGGTCTGGCATGGTAACGACAGCATCCGCCACCGGGGGTATGATTTTCAGTATATGATTCCCCTGGTGGTGTACCGGCCTGTGGAACACTGGATCGGTTCACCCGACAATGCCCTGCTGGGGACAGCCGGCTCGTACAGGCTTTTACCCGAATGGACAGTGTACGCCCAGTTCATGCTCGACGAGCTGATAATCAAGGAATTTCTGCAGGGTACCGGCTGGGCGGGAAATAAATATGCCCTGCAGGCAGGGGTGAAGGTCAGCGAACCTTTCGGGAAGGAAGGCCTGCACCTTCTGGCCGAGATGAATCTGGCGCGGCCTTACACCTGGTCGCACCGCAATACACTGAACAATTACGGAGCCTGGTACCAGCCCCTGGCGCATTCTGCCGGGGGCAATTTTGTGGAAGGCCTTACGGAAGCGAAATACCGTGCGGGAAGGAATCTTTTATCGGCCTTTCTTTCCTTTACAGCCGCCGGAAAGGATTCCGGCC from Bacteroidales bacterium includes the following:
- a CDS encoding polysaccharide biosynthesis protein; protein product: MFNLQNFISEHITHRRQSFFAADMERFHDELSGHISGRSVLVIGGAGTIGSSFIKALLPFKPSRLVVVDTSENGLTELTRDLRSTHGMLVPGEYKTYPVNYADPVFEQIFRHYQPFGIVANFAAHKHVRSEKDIFSVSALLHNNVLHAGRLLALLSEAPPEHFFCVSTDKATNPANIMGASKKLMEDLIMSWSHRFTVSTARFANVAFSNGSLPEGFLNRLAKKQPLSAPSDVKRYFVSPEESGQICLLACMLGKTRDIFFPKLPPDSMLTFSEIAVHLLEAHGLKPLLCASEEEARLYSAQRKENDPSYPVYFFPSDTSGEKPYEEFYAGHETIEMERFSSLGVIKNTPARPRDEMDALLKELASLIARPGTGKEQVVRFLEKVVPGFRHIETGKSLDQKM
- a CDS encoding DUF218 domain-containing protein, whose protein sequence is MLLRKILSFLINPLPVLYLLLLAGTVFLILRKKKTSRWFFLFSALWLLAITTSPFPRFLVSRLETRYPTLLSFPVSDTSRPVNILVLGGGHTHDLRFPPNNQLSANALGRLAEGIRLYRRIPHSRLITSGYAGKEDISQAMVMYRTALLLGVDSSRLSLQEEPRITWQEALSYRQNFDTTATLIIVTDAIHMPRAMMLFRKAGLHPIAAPTNHYVKKGFHRPKPDISLGAENIKMLEAAFHELAGLAWGWVRYGNEENPVP